In a single window of the Streptacidiphilus sp. P02-A3a genome:
- a CDS encoding oligosaccharide flippase family protein: MTVASSLEPGAEEEPAPGQVPASFGSKVRSAARWSLVNTVVMRLGNFATGIVLARYVLGPAAWGVYGIAQTVLLVLLSANELGVGLAIIRWEGDPRRFAPTVLSLSTISSTLLYAALFAVAPGVAGLLGSPSAAGVLRVMCLCVILDGLSQVPAGILTREFAQGRRMVIDALNFVLSTAVTLVLAFQGWGAMSFAWGSVVGNVAALIGCCLAAPGMLRFGWDRAQVRELLRFGLPLAGASLLALAVVNVDTMIVGATLGNVALGFYVLAFNMSGWPVRIISEAARRVSFAGFSRLAGSPQALAAGFSRALGVVVTGTVPLCVLLAGFAGPVVQLVYGTQWAPAARALPWLMALGLVRIGCELSYDCLVAVGQRRLLITAQGLWLAALIPVLIFAAHANGIVGVSQGHVLVAAGIVVPVFLFALHRGGVSGSAVARACWWPLVGGAVMAGGIAGLHRLLGEGRPALLATGVLVTAAYAGCVLPSRGFLLGRGTEQAAG; encoded by the coding sequence GTGACCGTCGCGTCCTCGCTGGAGCCAGGGGCGGAGGAGGAGCCCGCGCCCGGGCAGGTACCGGCCTCCTTCGGCAGCAAGGTCCGCTCCGCCGCCCGCTGGAGCCTGGTCAACACCGTGGTCATGCGGCTGGGGAACTTCGCCACCGGCATCGTGCTGGCCCGCTACGTGCTGGGCCCGGCGGCCTGGGGGGTCTACGGGATCGCCCAGACCGTGCTGCTGGTGCTGCTCTCGGCGAACGAGCTCGGCGTCGGGCTGGCGATCATCCGCTGGGAGGGCGACCCCCGGCGGTTCGCCCCGACGGTGCTGTCGCTCAGCACGATCTCCAGCACCCTGCTGTACGCGGCCCTGTTCGCGGTCGCTCCCGGGGTGGCCGGGCTGCTCGGCTCCCCCAGCGCCGCGGGCGTGCTGCGGGTGATGTGCCTGTGCGTGATCCTCGACGGTCTGTCCCAGGTCCCGGCCGGGATCCTCACCCGGGAGTTCGCCCAGGGCAGGCGGATGGTCATCGACGCGCTCAACTTCGTGCTGAGCACGGCGGTGACCCTCGTCCTCGCCTTCCAGGGCTGGGGGGCGATGAGCTTCGCCTGGGGCTCGGTGGTCGGCAACGTGGCCGCGCTGATCGGCTGCTGCCTGGCCGCTCCGGGGATGCTGCGGTTCGGCTGGGACCGCGCGCAGGTGCGGGAGCTGCTGCGGTTCGGGCTGCCGCTGGCCGGAGCGAGCCTGCTGGCGCTGGCGGTGGTCAACGTGGACACCATGATCGTCGGCGCCACCCTGGGCAATGTGGCCCTGGGCTTCTACGTACTGGCGTTCAACATGTCCGGCTGGCCGGTGCGGATCATCTCGGAGGCCGCGCGCCGGGTCTCCTTCGCCGGTTTCTCCCGGTTGGCGGGCTCCCCGCAGGCGCTCGCCGCGGGCTTCAGCCGGGCCCTGGGCGTGGTGGTGACCGGTACCGTCCCGCTGTGCGTGCTGCTGGCCGGGTTCGCCGGGCCGGTCGTCCAGCTGGTCTACGGCACCCAGTGGGCGCCCGCCGCGCGGGCGCTGCCCTGGCTGATGGCGCTCGGACTGGTGCGGATCGGCTGCGAGCTGTCCTACGACTGCCTGGTCGCGGTGGGCCAGCGCCGACTGCTGATCACCGCGCAGGGCCTGTGGCTGGCCGCGCTGATCCCGGTGCTGATCTTCGCCGCGCACGCCAACGGGATCGTCGGGGTGTCGCAGGGCCATGTGCTGGTCGCGGCCGGGATCGTGGTGCCGGTCTTCCTGTTCGCCCTGCACCGGGGCGGGGTGAGCGGCTCCGCGGTCGCCCGCGCCTGCTGGTGGCCGCTGGTCGGCGGCGCGGTGATGGCGGGCGGGATCGCGGGCCTGCACCGGCTGCTGGGCGAGGGCAGGCCCGCGCTGCTGGCGACCGGGGTGCTGGTGACGGCCGCCTACGCCGGATGCGTGCTGCCCAGCCGGGGCTTCCTGCTGGGGCGCGGGACGGAGCAGGCGGCGGGATGA
- a CDS encoding glycosyltransferase — MPRQTLRLPWELLKRRFGWLVLYEARNKVLLAPSALRLRRFEDAEVLRLSAAFPLGPPTALVATVIATHRRPEALLAAVRSALAQTVRDQVVIVVDDGAGLPDPSELPDDPRLFAVSLARNSGTAGVVRNVGIRLTSSPYLAFLDDDNLWEPEHLGVALAALAAPGADAPDGVYTALRRMLPDGSEHDVLSVPFDRRRAAHQSFLDTNAFVARRTPALHFSRLRRTPEVMPREDWELIRRYSRRHQVRHLPEPTVRYLVNPGSYYTAWDQRG, encoded by the coding sequence ATGCCGCGCCAGACCCTGAGACTCCCCTGGGAGCTGCTGAAGCGGAGGTTCGGCTGGCTGGTCCTCTACGAGGCCAGGAACAAGGTGCTGCTGGCGCCGTCCGCGCTGCGGCTGCGCCGCTTCGAGGACGCCGAGGTGCTCCGGCTCTCGGCGGCGTTCCCGCTCGGGCCGCCGACCGCGCTGGTGGCCACGGTCATCGCCACCCACCGGCGGCCCGAGGCGCTGCTCGCGGCGGTGCGCTCGGCGCTGGCGCAGACCGTGCGGGACCAGGTGGTCATCGTCGTCGACGACGGCGCGGGGCTGCCGGACCCGTCCGAACTGCCGGACGACCCGCGGCTGTTCGCCGTCTCGCTGGCCCGCAACAGCGGAACCGCCGGAGTTGTCCGCAATGTCGGCATCAGGCTCACCAGCTCCCCGTACCTGGCCTTCCTCGACGACGACAACCTCTGGGAACCGGAGCACCTGGGCGTGGCGCTGGCCGCCCTGGCCGCCCCCGGGGCCGACGCGCCCGACGGCGTCTACACGGCGCTGCGCCGGATGCTGCCCGACGGCAGCGAGCATGACGTCCTCTCGGTGCCCTTCGACCGCCGCCGCGCCGCGCATCAGTCCTTCCTGGACACCAACGCCTTCGTCGCCCGCCGCACCCCGGCGCTGCACTTCAGCCGACTGCGGCGGACGCCCGAGGTGATGCCCCGTGAGGACTGGGAGCTGATCCGCCGCTACAGCCGCCGCCACCAGGTACGACATCTGCCCGAGCCCACGGTGCGCTACCTGGTGAACCCCGGCAGCTACTACACCGCTTGGGACCAGCGGGGCTGA
- a CDS encoding DUF4157 domain-containing protein, with translation MRAQDSGKAPSQTVQRPAPERAHAVAPTVAAFNAGGRSPQSILAMQRSVGNAAVSRMIEESRHQHGAGCGHAGEGREPAVQRMPKELRDTTARRQQAAANAPRSARLAAQAGGAGTRVLTPRRDVEGRELWQGGRNQLNFPDHVQEAFYGSLASQVDANNVATYCCESCSGWVPRKRDAARGSKDFATIDHMRGIISRVNEEPVEEVRDAEGHTFDAMLLADAQAAAWDLGNLRMLCSRCNSSDGSVSESRTSDSAGPKHRRDCPACAAERAGNVQRLAASAQPSHAFADDTVQRSAVQGVLGTAGQPLAAGVRADMEARLGADFSDVRVHTDAAARASAAEVGAHAYTSGNHVVIGDGGGDRHTLAHELTHVIQQRSGPVAGTDNGSGLRISDPSDRFEREAEANAHRALSGSAPVARSEGEAAVHAPVAGAEPVQRMEAAPAEVLPRPLPDQLRDAFREADEHTQFEGAYWAFMAAYMVDHPEITQARAGSPRSIQGAQTIWNQVRAERVAAANAAQEAIAQRQLATRANHRGTWVMNPDTVYLNGAHPAELKDATREQLAMNHLRANGVGSNRFEPKLNERCHVHGLTDSQGVAFIYLLEPDFRVRAYVYDLAAGRHNGNEYAWTAGGRGGYTSQAAIPALAGSQERASRLPQT, from the coding sequence GTGCGCGCGCAAGACTCCGGCAAGGCTCCCAGTCAGACCGTCCAGCGACCGGCCCCGGAGCGTGCCCATGCGGTCGCGCCGACGGTGGCCGCGTTCAACGCGGGCGGCAGATCCCCCCAGTCGATCCTCGCCATGCAGCGCAGCGTCGGGAACGCGGCGGTCTCCCGCATGATCGAGGAGTCCCGCCACCAGCACGGAGCCGGATGCGGCCACGCCGGGGAGGGGCGCGAGCCCGCCGTGCAGCGGATGCCCAAGGAACTGCGCGACACCACCGCGCGGCGGCAGCAGGCGGCGGCCAACGCCCCCCGCTCGGCGCGGCTGGCCGCTCAGGCCGGTGGGGCCGGCACGCGGGTGCTGACGCCGCGACGCGACGTCGAGGGCCGGGAGCTCTGGCAGGGCGGCCGGAACCAACTCAACTTCCCCGACCACGTGCAGGAGGCGTTCTACGGCAGCCTGGCTTCGCAGGTCGACGCCAACAACGTGGCCACCTACTGCTGCGAGAGCTGTAGCGGTTGGGTGCCGCGCAAGCGCGACGCCGCCCGGGGCAGCAAGGACTTCGCCACCATCGACCACATGCGGGGCATCATCTCGCGGGTGAACGAGGAGCCGGTCGAGGAGGTGCGGGACGCCGAGGGCCACACCTTCGACGCCATGCTGCTGGCCGACGCCCAGGCCGCCGCCTGGGACCTGGGCAACCTCCGGATGCTGTGCTCGCGGTGCAACTCCAGTGACGGCAGCGTGAGCGAGAGCCGTACCAGCGACAGCGCCGGGCCGAAGCACCGTCGCGACTGCCCGGCCTGCGCCGCGGAGCGGGCCGGGAACGTCCAGCGGCTGGCGGCCTCGGCGCAGCCGTCCCACGCCTTCGCCGACGACACGGTGCAGCGGTCGGCGGTCCAGGGCGTGCTGGGCACCGCCGGGCAGCCGCTGGCGGCGGGGGTGCGGGCCGACATGGAGGCCCGGCTCGGCGCCGACTTCTCCGACGTCCGCGTCCACACCGACGCCGCCGCCCGCGCGTCGGCCGCCGAGGTCGGCGCGCACGCCTACACCTCCGGCAACCATGTGGTGATCGGCGACGGCGGCGGTGACCGGCACACCCTCGCCCACGAGTTGACGCACGTCATCCAGCAGCGCAGCGGCCCGGTGGCCGGTACGGACAACGGTTCCGGTCTGCGGATCAGTGATCCCTCCGACCGCTTCGAGCGGGAGGCGGAGGCCAACGCCCACCGCGCGCTGAGCGGTTCGGCGCCGGTCGCGCGGAGCGAGGGCGAGGCGGCGGTCCACGCTCCGGTCGCGGGTGCGGAGCCGGTGCAGCGGATGGAGGCGGCTCCGGCCGAGGTGCTGCCCCGGCCGCTGCCGGACCAGCTCCGGGACGCCTTCCGGGAGGCCGACGAACACACCCAGTTCGAGGGCGCGTACTGGGCCTTCATGGCCGCCTACATGGTCGACCACCCGGAGATCACCCAGGCCCGCGCCGGCAGCCCCAGGAGCATCCAGGGCGCCCAGACGATCTGGAACCAGGTGCGGGCCGAACGGGTGGCCGCGGCCAACGCCGCCCAGGAGGCGATCGCGCAGCGGCAGTTGGCCACCAGGGCGAACCACCGCGGTACCTGGGTGATGAACCCCGACACCGTCTACCTCAACGGCGCCCACCCCGCCGAGCTCAAGGACGCCACCCGCGAGCAGTTGGCGATGAACCACCTCCGTGCCAACGGCGTCGGCAGCAACCGCTTCGAGCCGAAGCTGAACGAGCGGTGCCACGTACACGGCCTGACGGACAGTCAGGGAGTGGCCTTCATCTACCTGCTGGAGCCCGACTTCCGGGTCCGGGCCTACGTCTACGACCTCGCGGCGGGCCGCCACAACGGCAACGAGTACGCCTGGACCGCGGGCGGGCGCGGCGGCTACACCAGCCAGGCCGCCATCCCGGCCCTGGCGGGCTCGCAGGAGCGGGCGAGCCGGCTGCCGCAGACCTAG
- a CDS encoding glycosyltransferase → MPSQQPRTAAPVAVVAVTWNSADVLPGFLGSLAEGMAGLDWRLVVADNDSADDTVALLRRLAPEAVLVQTGRNAGYAAGINAALGAADRDGGYRAALICNPDIRLRPGCAATLVAALDTALPDGARVGISVPLLHEADGVLVHTLRREPAVGRALGEAVIGNRRAGRFPHLGELVTDPGAYTRETRADWATGALMALSRDCLDHCGPWDESFFLYSEETDYCLRARDLGYATRLQPDASAVHLGGDSKVSPRLWTLLVVNRVRLYRRRHGAAATALFRAAVLLRETSRAVLGRAPNRAAAAALLRMRTD, encoded by the coding sequence ATGCCGTCCCAGCAGCCCCGGACCGCAGCACCGGTGGCGGTCGTCGCCGTCACCTGGAACAGCGCCGACGTGCTCCCGGGATTCCTCGGCTCACTGGCCGAGGGCATGGCCGGGCTCGACTGGCGGCTGGTGGTCGCCGACAACGACTCGGCCGACGACACCGTCGCCCTGCTGCGCCGCCTCGCCCCCGAGGCCGTGCTGGTGCAGACCGGCCGCAACGCCGGCTACGCCGCGGGCATCAACGCCGCCCTCGGCGCCGCCGACCGCGACGGCGGCTACCGCGCCGCGCTGATCTGCAACCCCGACATCCGGCTCCGCCCCGGCTGCGCCGCCACGCTGGTGGCCGCGCTGGACACCGCGCTGCCGGACGGCGCCAGGGTCGGCATCAGCGTCCCGCTGCTGCACGAGGCCGACGGCGTGCTGGTGCACACACTGCGCCGGGAGCCGGCGGTCGGCCGGGCCCTGGGCGAGGCGGTGATCGGCAACCGCCGCGCGGGCCGCTTCCCGCACCTGGGCGAACTGGTCACCGACCCCGGCGCCTACACCCGCGAGACCCGCGCGGACTGGGCCACCGGCGCGCTGATGGCCCTGTCCAGGGACTGCCTGGACCACTGCGGGCCCTGGGACGAGTCCTTCTTCCTCTACTCCGAGGAGACCGACTACTGCCTGCGCGCCCGCGACCTCGGCTACGCCACCCGGCTCCAGCCCGACGCCTCCGCCGTCCACCTGGGCGGCGACTCCAAGGTCTCGCCCCGGCTGTGGACGCTGCTGGTGGTCAACCGGGTCCGCCTCTACCGCCGCCGCCACGGCGCCGCCGCCACCGCGCTCTTCCGCGCGGCGGTGCTGCTCCGGGAGACCTCCCGCGCGGTACTCGGCCGGGCCCCCAACCGCGCGGCCGCCGCCGCGCTGCTGCGGATGCGGACCGACTAG
- a CDS encoding O-antigen ligase family protein has product MSISEILLVLRRRWYLMAPLTVLGLLAGAYLYVKVPPSYESQSSVALLDSTAVAELAPTFGNPISNAGGALVVTADVLIRTLDSSDAVQDLQGLGVTDPYTAGFASGASGPLLTLTVTGVDQARVLRETSTLTTFAGTQLAALQLASGVPEQYRVTTEPVVLPQTPVRQSKSKDQYVAGMVILGFGGGLLSSFLTESVMLARRRRPFGGARINPWPVKRATGRLLGRSLDATAVLTGYLALALFIPSDLALPALGGVGTPANVFALCGLIWYLATWFCGRIVPAPGTRGPRLAMCVLTGAVLCSYVADSLRSSSHEEVLGADRGLIGLLVWVGLVVLTSAGIQDRSRLDVLMRRLIVMATIVAALGYYDFFTETNIADSINIPGLHASVTGIEAMDRGSFTRPRSTTAQPLEFGGMLSILLPFAIQQALDPIRRQLHLVRRWGPVVIMAGALPLTVSRTSIIGAALIGIVMVTRWGPQRRWTAIGLITAGVGAMKVVIPGLIGTIITLFSTFLSDSDSSTQARTVKYSEILPYLSERPLFGRGFGTFTPDLYFFTDNQYMLTAAEMGAVGLVALLTLYLTGIHQGGAIRRLARTESDRELGQAFFASALVALVISATFDALSFAMFAGMFFLTLGAGGRYLAFLRQDAATAGTPAVPTATAVPVVPVVPVVPRPSSTPIPQPVET; this is encoded by the coding sequence ATGAGTATCAGTGAGATCCTGTTGGTGCTGCGCAGGCGCTGGTACCTGATGGCGCCGCTGACCGTGCTCGGCCTGCTGGCCGGGGCCTACCTCTACGTCAAGGTCCCGCCGTCCTACGAGTCGCAGAGCTCGGTCGCCCTGCTGGACTCCACCGCCGTCGCCGAACTGGCCCCCACCTTCGGCAACCCGATCTCCAACGCCGGTGGAGCCCTGGTGGTGACCGCCGACGTGCTGATCCGCACCCTGGACTCCAGCGACGCGGTCCAGGACCTGCAGGGGCTCGGTGTCACCGACCCTTACACGGCGGGCTTCGCGTCCGGAGCCTCGGGACCGCTGCTCACGCTCACCGTCACCGGGGTCGACCAGGCTCGGGTGCTGCGCGAGACCAGCACCCTCACCACCTTCGCCGGAACCCAGCTGGCGGCCCTCCAGCTGGCCTCGGGCGTCCCCGAGCAGTACCGGGTGACTACCGAGCCGGTGGTGCTGCCGCAGACGCCGGTACGGCAGTCCAAGAGCAAGGACCAGTACGTCGCGGGCATGGTGATCCTCGGGTTCGGCGGCGGGCTGCTGTCCTCCTTCCTGACCGAGAGCGTGATGCTGGCCCGCCGCCGACGGCCGTTCGGCGGGGCGCGGATCAACCCCTGGCCGGTCAAACGCGCGACCGGCCGACTGCTCGGCCGTTCGCTGGACGCCACCGCGGTGCTCACCGGCTACCTGGCGCTGGCCCTGTTCATCCCCTCCGACCTGGCGCTGCCCGCGCTCGGCGGCGTCGGCACCCCGGCCAACGTGTTCGCCCTGTGCGGGCTCATCTGGTACCTGGCGACCTGGTTCTGCGGCCGGATCGTCCCGGCCCCCGGCACCCGCGGGCCGCGGCTGGCGATGTGCGTGCTCACCGGCGCGGTGCTGTGCTCCTACGTCGCGGACTCGCTGCGGTCCAGCTCGCACGAGGAGGTGCTGGGGGCCGACCGGGGGCTGATCGGCCTGCTGGTGTGGGTCGGGCTGGTGGTGCTCACCTCGGCCGGGATCCAGGACCGGTCCCGGCTGGACGTGCTGATGCGCCGACTGATCGTGATGGCCACGATCGTGGCCGCGCTCGGCTACTACGACTTCTTCACCGAGACCAACATCGCCGACTCGATCAACATCCCGGGGCTGCACGCCAGTGTCACCGGGATCGAGGCCATGGACCGGGGCTCGTTCACCCGGCCGCGGTCGACCACCGCGCAGCCGCTGGAGTTCGGAGGGATGCTCTCCATCCTGCTGCCCTTCGCCATCCAGCAGGCGCTGGACCCGATCCGCCGCCAGCTGCACCTGGTCCGCCGCTGGGGACCGGTGGTGATCATGGCCGGAGCGCTGCCGCTGACCGTCTCCCGGACCTCGATCATCGGCGCGGCGCTGATCGGCATCGTGATGGTCACCCGCTGGGGGCCGCAGCGGCGCTGGACCGCGATCGGGCTGATCACCGCCGGGGTCGGCGCCATGAAGGTGGTCATCCCCGGGCTGATCGGCACCATCATCACCCTGTTCTCCACCTTCCTGTCGGACTCCGACAGCAGTACCCAGGCCCGGACCGTCAAGTACTCCGAGATCCTCCCCTACCTCAGCGAACGGCCGCTGTTCGGCCGGGGCTTCGGCACCTTCACCCCCGACCTGTACTTCTTCACCGACAACCAGTACATGCTCACCGCCGCCGAGATGGGCGCGGTCGGACTGGTCGCGCTGCTGACGCTCTACCTGACCGGGATCCACCAGGGCGGGGCGATCCGCAGGCTGGCCCGCACCGAGTCGGACCGGGAGCTGGGCCAGGCGTTCTTCGCCTCGGCCCTGGTCGCCCTGGTCATCAGCGCCACCTTCGACGCGCTGAGCTTCGCCATGTTCGCCGGAATGTTCTTCCTGACCCTGGGCGCGGGCGGGCGCTACCTGGCCTTCCTGCGCCAGGACGCCGCCACGGCCGGGACACCCGCTGTCCCCACGGCCACCGCTGTCCCCGTCGTTCCCGTCGTTCCCGTCGTTCCCCGCCCGAGCAGCACCCCGATACCCCAACCCGTGGAGACCTGA
- a CDS encoding glycosyltransferase yields MSTLSVVVPCYKYGHFLADCVHSILDEQEGLDVRVLIIDDASPDDSADRARELAAADPRIEVRVHERNQGHIATYNEGLLEWADSDYVALLSADDRLVPGALVRAAAVLDANPGVGFVYGRPLRFQHGGPLPRARTRGSGSVVYPGHWWLDRRFREGTGCITSPEVVVRTSLQRAVGGYDPDLPHAGDIEMWMRLAARADVGYVRGADQAYYRVHGDNMSTTDFGGQLDDLRQRRIAFESVLDKCADLLPQADRLSAQVHIRLARFALRRAYRAYDRGRTAVVPVDELVAFAEECLPGFAALPEYRALRLRQRIGAGTMPYLQPLVLSAVAERGREWFWWQSWKRRGI; encoded by the coding sequence ATGAGCACCCTGAGCGTCGTTGTCCCCTGCTACAAGTACGGCCACTTCCTGGCCGACTGCGTGCACAGCATCCTGGACGAACAGGAGGGCCTGGACGTCCGGGTACTGATCATCGACGACGCCTCACCCGACGACTCGGCCGACCGGGCCCGCGAGTTGGCCGCCGCCGACCCCCGGATCGAGGTCCGGGTCCACGAACGGAACCAGGGCCATATCGCCACCTACAACGAGGGCCTGCTGGAGTGGGCCGACAGCGACTACGTGGCCCTGCTCTCCGCCGACGACCGGCTGGTCCCCGGGGCGCTGGTCCGCGCCGCCGCGGTACTGGACGCCAACCCGGGGGTGGGCTTCGTCTACGGCAGGCCGCTGCGGTTCCAGCACGGCGGCCCGCTGCCCCGGGCCCGCACCCGCGGCAGCGGCTCCGTGGTCTACCCCGGACACTGGTGGCTCGACCGCAGGTTCCGCGAGGGGACCGGGTGCATCACCTCGCCCGAGGTGGTGGTCCGCACCAGCCTGCAGCGGGCCGTGGGCGGCTACGACCCGGACCTCCCGCACGCCGGCGACATCGAGATGTGGATGCGGCTGGCCGCCCGCGCCGACGTCGGCTACGTCCGCGGCGCGGACCAGGCGTACTACCGGGTCCACGGCGACAACATGTCCACCACCGACTTCGGCGGCCAGCTCGACGACCTGCGGCAGCGCCGGATCGCCTTCGAGTCGGTCCTCGACAAGTGCGCCGACCTGCTGCCGCAGGCCGACCGGCTGTCGGCGCAGGTGCACATCCGGCTGGCGCGGTTCGCGCTGCGCCGGGCCTACCGCGCCTACGACCGGGGCCGCACCGCGGTCGTCCCGGTCGACGAACTGGTCGCGTTCGCCGAGGAGTGCCTGCCCGGCTTCGCCGCGCTGCCCGAGTACCGGGCGCTGCGGCTGCGGCAGCGGATCGGCGCCGGGACCATGCCCTACCTACAGCCGCTGGTGCTCTCCGCCGTGGCCGAGCGCGGACGCGAGTGGTTCTGGTGGCAGTCCTGGAAGCGGCGGGGGATCTAG